From Cucumis melo cultivar AY chromosome 1, USDA_Cmelo_AY_1.0, whole genome shotgun sequence, a single genomic window includes:
- the HPL gene encoding allene oxide synthase 2-like isoform X1 — protein MATPSSSSPELPLKPIPGGYGFPFLGPIKDRYDYFYFQGRDEFFRSRITKYNSTVFRANMPPGPFISSDSRVVVLLDALSFPILFDTAKVEKRNILDGTYMPSLSFTGNIRTCAYLDPSETEHSVLKRLFLSFLASRHDRFIPLFRSSLSEMFVKLEDKLSEKKKIADFNSISDSMSFDYVFRLLSDGTPDSKLAAEGPGMFDLWLVFQLAPLASIGLPKIFSVFEDLVIHTIPLPFFPVKSGYRKLYEAFYSSSGSFLDEAEKQGIDREKACHNLVFLAGFNAYGGMKVLFPTLLKWVGTAGEDLHRKLAEEVRTTVKEEGGLTFSALEKMSLLKSVVYEALRIEPPVPFQYGKAKEDIVIQSHDSSFKIKKGETIFGYQPFATKDPKIFKDSEKFVGDRFVGEEGEKLLKYVYWSNERETVEPTAENKQCPGKNLVVLIGRIMVVEFFLRYDTFTVEVADLPLGPAVKFKSLTRATDMV, from the exons ATGGCTActccttcttcctcctcccCTGAACTTCCTCTCAAACCAATTCCCGGTGGCTATGGCTTCCCCTTCCTCGGTCCCATCAAAGACCGTTACGATTACTTCTATTTCCAAGGTAGAGACGAATTCTTCCGTTCCCGGATTACCAAATACAACTCCACCGTCTTCCGCGCCAACATGCCACCGGGCCCCTTCATTTCCTCCGATTCCAGAGTCGTTGTCCTTCTCGATGCCCTCAGTTTTCCTATCCTCTTCGACACAGCCAAAGTCGAGAAACGCAACATTCTCGACGGAACTTACATGCCCTCCTTGTCCTTCACCGGCAACATTCGCACCTGTGCTTATTTGGACCCATCGGAAACAGAGCACTCTGTTCTCAAACGCCTCTTCCTCTCCTTTCTCGCTTCCCGCCATGACAGGTTCATCCCTCTGTTTCGAAGCTCCTTGTCTGAGATGTTTGTTAAGCTTGAAGATAAACTTTCCGAGAAAAAGAAGATCGCTGATTTCAACTCGATCAGCGATTCCATGTCGTTTGATTATGTTTTCCGTTTACTCTCCGATGGAACCCCTGATTCGAAATTAGCTGCTGAGGGACCTGGAATGTTCGATCTGTGGCTTGTGTTTCAACTCGCCCCATTGGCTTCCATTGGCCTTCCCAAAATTTTCTCTGTTTTTGAAGATCTCGTCATTCACACCATTCCCCTGCCTTTCTTCCCAGTCAAGAGTGGTTACAG GAAGCTTTATGAAGCGTTTTACTCCTCTTCTGGCTCATTTCTAGACGAAGCAGAGAAACAGGGGATAGACAGGGAGAAAGCATGTCACAATTTAGTGTTTCTCGCTGGATTCAACGCATACGGGGGAATGAAAGTCCTTTTTCCCACTTTACTGAAATGGGTCGGCACCGCCGGCGAGGATCTCCACCGGAAACTCGCCGAGGAAGTCAGGACAACCGTGAAGGAAGAAGGGGGACTGACTTTCTCCGCCTTGGAGAAAATGAGTCTGCTGAAGTCCGTCGTGTACGAAGCACTCAGGATCGAACCGCCGGTGCCGTTCCAGTACGGGAAAGCGAAGGAGGATATCGTGATTCAGAGCCACGATTCTTCTTTCAAGATCAAAAAAGGGGAGACGATTTTTGGTTATCAGCCGTTTGCTACTAAAGATCCGAAGATTTTTAAGGATTCGGAGAAGTTCGTGGGCGATAGGTTCGTGGGAGAGGAAGGGGAGAAGCTTTTGAAGTATGTTTACTGGTCAAATGAGCGGGAGACAGTGGAGCCGACGGCGGAGAACAAGCAGTGTCCGGGGAAGAATCTGGTGGTGCTGATAGGTAGGATTATGGTGGTGGAATTCTTCCTTCGTTATGATACGTTCACCGTGGAGGTCGCAGATTTGCCGCTGGGTCCGGCAGTGAAGTTCAAGTCCTTAACCAGAGCAACCGATATGGTTTAA
- the LOC127150011 gene encoding allene oxide synthase 3-like has product MTSSSSPEHPHIPLPLKPIPGTNGFPIFGPIKDRYHYFYIQGRETFFRSRMAKYNSTVFRTNMPPGPFISSNSKVIVLLDALSFPILFDTTKVEKRNVLDGTYMPSLAFTGGIRTCAFLDPSETEHSVLKRHFLNFLASRHHQFIPLFRTSISEMFDKLEKELKNNNVANFNPVSDSASFDFIFRLLSDRSPNKNFISEGPGLVDRWLTMQLAPLATLGLPKIFSCFEDLIIHTFRLPFALVKSAYRKLYESFYESSGTFLDEAEKQGINREKACHNLVFLAGFNAYAGMKVLFPILLNWVGSAGEELHRKLVSEIRF; this is encoded by the exons ATGACCTCATCTTCTTCTCCAGAACACCCACACATTCCCCTGCCTCTCAAACCCATCCCCGGCACCAATGGCTTCCCCATCTTTGGACCCATCAAAGATCGCTACCATTACTTCTACATCCAAGGCAGAGAAACCTTCTTCCGATCTCGAATGGCTAAATACAATTCCACTGTCTTCCGTACCAACATGCCGCCAGGTCCCTTCATCTCTTCCAATTCCAAAGTAATCGTCCTTCTAGACGCCCTCAGTTTTCCGATCCTCTTTGACACCACTAAAGTCGAGAAACGCAACGTTCTCGATGGAACTTACATGCCCTCCCTTGCCTTCACCGGAGGAATTCGTACTTGTGCTTTCTTAGACCCATCTGAGACAGAGCACTCTGTTCTCAAACGCCATTTCCTCAATTTTCTTGCCTCTCGTCACCACCAATTCATTCCTCTCTTTCGAACCTCCATCTCCGAGATGTTTGATAAACTTGAAAAggaattaaaaaacaataacgTCGCCAATTTTAATCCCGTCAGTGATTCAGCATCCTTTGATTTCATCTTTCGATTGCTTTCCGATCGCAGCCCCAATAAGAATTTCATCTCCGAGGGACCGGGTTTAGTCGACCGATGGCTTACTATGCAGCTCGCTCCATTAGCGACTCTCGGTTTGCCCAAAATTTTCAGCTGCTTTGAAGATCTCATCATCCATACTTTCCGTTTACCGTTCGCACTCGTTAAAAGCGCTTACAG GAAGCTTTACGAATCGTTTTACGAGTCGTCGGGTACATTTCTAGACGAAGCCGAGAAACAGGGAATAAACAGAGAGAAAGCATGTCATAATTTAGTGTTTCTAGCTGGATTCAACGCATACGCCGGAATGAAAGTGCTGTTTCCGATTCTGCTAAACTGGGTCGGATCTGCCGGCGAGGAACTTCATCGGAAACTAGTCAGCGAAATCAGATTTTGa
- the HPL gene encoding allene oxide synthase 2-like (The RefSeq protein has 1 substitution compared to this genomic sequence), with the protein MATPSSSSPELPLKPIPGGYGFPFLGPIKDRYDYFYFQGRDEFFRSRITKYNSTVFRANMPPGPFISSDSRVVVLLDALSFPILFDTAKVEKRNILDGTYMPSLSFTGNIRTCAYLDPSETEHSVLKRLFLSFLASRHDRFIPLFRSSLSEMFVKLEDKLSEKKKIADFNSISDSMSFDYVFRLLSDGTPDSKLAAEGPGMFDLWLVFQLAPLASIGLPKIFSVFEDLVIHTIPLPFFPVKSGYRKLYEAFYSSSGSFLDEAEKQGIDREKACHNLVFLAGFNAYGGMKVLFPTLLKWVGTAGEDLHRKLAEEVRTTVKEEGGLTFSALEKMSLLKSVVYEALRIEPPVPFQYGKAKEDIVIQSHDSSFKIKKGETIFGYQPFATKDPKIFKDSEKFVGDRFVGEEGEKLLKYVYWSNERETVEPTPENKQCPGKNLVVLIGRIMVVEFFLRYDTFTVEVADLPLGPAVKFKSLTRATDMV; encoded by the exons ATGGCTActccttcttcctcctcccCTGAACTTCCTCTCAAACCAATTCCCGGTGGCTATGGCTTCCCCTTCCTCGGTCCCATCAAAGACCGTTACGATTACTTCTATTTCCAAGGTAGAGACGAATTCTTCCGTTCCCGGATTACCAAATACAACTCCACCGTCTTCCGCGCCAACATGCCACCGGGCCCCTTCATTTCCTCCGATTCCAGAGTCGTTGTCCTTCTCGATGCCCTCAGTTTTCCTATCCTCTTCGACACAGCCAAAGTCGAGAAACGCAACATTCTCGACGGAACTTACATGCCCTCCTTGTCCTTCACCGGCAACATTCGCACCTGTGCTTATTTGGACCCATCGGAAACAGAGCACTCTGTTCTCAAACGCCTCTTCCTCTCCTTTCTCGCTTCCCGCCATGACAGGTTCATCCCTCTGTTTCGAAGCTCCTTGTCTGAGATGTTTGTTAAGCTTGAAGATAAACTTTCCGAGAAAAAGAAGATCGCTGATTTCAACTCGATCAGCGATTCCATGTCGTTTGATTATGTTTTCCGTTTACTCTCCGATGGAACCCCTGATTCGAAATTAGCTGCTGAGGGACCTGGAATGTTCGATCTGTGGCTTGTGTTTCAACTCGCCCCATTGGCTTCCATTGGCCTTCCCAAAATTTTCTCTGTTTTTGAAGATCTCGTCATTCACACCATTCCCCTGCCTTTCTTCCCAGTCAAGAGTGGTTACAG GAAGCTTTATGAAGCGTTTTACTCCTCTTCTGGCTCATTTCTAGACGAAGCAGAGAAACAGGGGATAGACAGGGAGAAAGCATGTCACAATTTAGTGTTTCTCGCTGGATTCAACGCATACGGGGGAATGAAAGTCCTTTTTCCCACTTTACTGAAATGGGTCGGCACCGCCGGCGAGGATCTCCACCGGAAACTCGCCGAGGAAGTCAGGACAACCGTGAAGGAAGAAGGGGGACTGACTTTCTCCGCCTTGGAGAAAATGAGTCTGCTGAAGTCCGTCGTGTACGAAGCACTCAGGATCGAACCGCCGGTGCCGTTCCAGTACGGGAAAGCGAAGGAGGATATCGTGATTCAGAGCCACGATTCTTCTTTCAAGATCAAAAAAGGGGAGACGATTTTTGGTTATCAGCCGTTTGCTACTAAAGATCCGAAGATTTTTAAGGATTCGGAGAAGTTCGTGGGCGATAGGTTCGTGGGAGAGGAAGGGGAGAAGCTTTTGAAGTATGTTTACTGGTCAAATGAGCGGGAGACAGTGGAGCCGACGGCGGAGAACAAGCAGTGTCCGGGGAAGAATCTGGTGGTGCTGATAGGTAGGATTATGGTGGTGGAATTCTTCCTTCGTTATGATACGTTCACCGTGGAGGTCGCAGATTTGCCGCTGGGTCCGGCAGTGAAGTTCAAGTCCTTAACCAGAGCAACCGATATGGTTTAA
- the LOC103495201 gene encoding uncharacterized protein LOC103495201, with protein MNHPNSSYLIHSPLLLSPYKHSFFLIQFSSHHLPLSLPLRFNPFPFFPQNPFPHLAFHSILTLPSLPLLSGIIPMATASATLSTAMSTAAPIAAGSRRQRQTNVHYITGLNSFGGLKAHNNVVSLGLPVCADQSFAKIVSSLKYPSKGKGKNGGGALSSTCNAAGEIFRIAAIINGLVLIGVAVGFVLLRIEASVEEAE; from the coding sequence ATGAACCACCCAAATTCCTCTTACCTTATCCATTCCCCCCTTCTTCTTTCTCCATACAAACACTCTTTTTTCCTCATCCAATTCTCATCTCATCACCTTCCACTTTCTCTTCCACTCAGGTTCAATCCCTTCCCTTTTTTCCCTCAAAATCCCTTTCCCCATCTGGCTTTTCACTCAATATTGActcttccttctcttcctcttctttcaGGCATCATTCCAATGGCTACTGCCTCCGCTACCCTCTCGACGGCCATGTCCACCGCCGCCCCCATCGCCGCCGGCTCAAGGCGGCAGAGGCAAACCAATGTCCATTATATTACTGGGCTTAACTCCTTTGGTGGCTTGAAAGCTCACAACAATGTCGTCTCCTTAGGCCTTCCCGTTTGTGCTGATCAATCATTTGCAAAAATTGTGAGCTCTTTGAAATACCCATCAAAGGGAAAGGGGAAAAACGGCGGTGGAGCTCTTTCTTCCACTTGTAATGCCGCCGGTGAGATTTTCAGGATTGCTGCCATTATCAATGGGCTGGTTCTTATTGGAGTGGCTGTGGGGTTTGTTCTTCTTCGGATCGAAGCATCTGTGGAGGAGGCAGAGTGA